The following are from one region of the Thiocapsa rosea genome:
- a CDS encoding Txe/YoeB family addiction module toxin, translated as MRLIFSERAWEDYLYWQGADRKMLIRINRLIGDIQRAPFDGLGKPEPLKHGLAGYWSRRINDEHRLVYKVEENALLLAQLRYHY; from the coding sequence ATGAGGCTCATCTTCTCCGAGCGCGCATGGGAAGACTATCTCTACTGGCAGGGTGCCGATCGCAAGATGCTCATTCGGATCAACAGGCTCATCGGCGACATCCAGCGTGCGCCCTTCGATGGCTTGGGCAAACCCGAGCCGCTCAAGCACGGTTTGGCCGGCTATTGGTCACGACGCATCAACGACGAGCACCGTCTCGTCTACAAGGTCGAGGAAAACGCCCTCCTCCTGGCACAGCTGCGTTACCACTACTGA
- a CDS encoding type II toxin-antitoxin system Phd/YefM family antitoxin, with protein MNTMTYTEIRRRLAETMERVCDDHAPIIVTRKNSRSVVMMSLEDFEALEETAYLLRSPTNARRLLESIAELEAGGGTERALVE; from the coding sequence ATGAATACCATGACCTATACCGAGATCCGACGCAGGCTGGCCGAGACGATGGAACGGGTCTGCGACGACCACGCACCGATCATTGTCACCCGGAAAAACTCTCGCTCGGTGGTCATGATGTCGTTGGAAGACTTCGAGGCCCTCGAGGAAACCGCTTACCTCTTACGCAGCCCGACCAATGCACGCCGCCTCTTGGAATCGATTGCGGAGCTCGAAGCCGGCGGCGGAACCGAGCGAGCGCTCGTGGAATGA
- a CDS encoding Eco57I restriction-modification methylase domain-containing protein, translated as MPDYLKPLFNRRLLADALRELPPTLDETRRAIALGWATGAANGTLLGQKEKPLQGQFLSEVMDRLLGFRQLVGSDGTHHMEPETSSKTVKGYRPPDARLGWFGSAVDLTRAVLELKAPGADLDTKQGAGYGKLTPVEQAFGYAAKVDGCRWVIVCNFIELRLYRTDRGQGYCQRFWFADLVDPERLDVFLFLLGRETLLGADPAAPSPVERLASHTHVAEERITKAFYVFYRDLRLDLFYRLRADNPAPLSESAESHAVQLLEQAQKLLDRCLFICFCEDIGLLPAKVLNSALTVKTEGFVSVSRWQQLCGLFDAMDKGLPAMQINAYNGGLFDKDAALDALVVADAALDGIRALSDYDFETDLNVNILGHIFEQSITDLESIRAEIRGEADDRQRSRRKRDGIFYTPDLITRFMVARTIGGWLAEHHAQIEARHRTGKPGPLSNETRLKIWVDHLEVLRRIKVLDPACGSGAFLVAAFEYLIGEYERVNRTIAELTGAPGQLGLFDLDRQILQDNLFGVDLNPESVEITKLSLWLKTARRDKPLNNLDANIRCGNSLVEPPDAPAGTPADQALVDAFAALPPDRRAFDWRAAFPAVFAQGGFDVVIGNPPYVRQEALGPLKPYLARRYASYHGVADLYVYFYERGLELLAPRGTLSYIVTNKWLRAGYGEPLRRLFSERAVLEEILDFGHAPIFEDADTFPCIIVVRPRSAASDNCADNGAHDSADVAPPTAADPPEPPMVSVCPVPRDRSTELSLQHYFHEHAYPVPWSRYGAGPWSLESPEVETLMERLRERGVPLADFVGCKPMYGIKTGFNEAFLIDEATRADLIGADPACAEIIKPATKPASCSTGCATNSPSRNRANSSKTSPD; from the coding sequence ATGCCCGATTATCTGAAACCCCTGTTCAACCGCCGTTTACTGGCCGACGCACTGCGCGAGCTGCCGCCGACGTTGGATGAAACCCGGAGAGCAATCGCCTTGGGCTGGGCCACCGGTGCCGCGAACGGCACCCTGCTTGGCCAAAAGGAAAAACCCCTGCAAGGCCAATTCCTGAGCGAGGTGATGGACCGCCTGCTCGGCTTTCGCCAGCTCGTCGGCTCCGACGGCACGCATCACATGGAGCCCGAGACCAGCTCCAAGACGGTGAAGGGCTATCGACCGCCGGACGCACGCCTCGGCTGGTTCGGGTCCGCCGTGGATCTCACCCGCGCGGTCTTGGAGCTGAAGGCACCCGGCGCGGATCTGGACACCAAGCAGGGCGCGGGCTACGGCAAGCTCACGCCGGTGGAGCAGGCGTTCGGCTATGCCGCCAAGGTGGACGGCTGCCGCTGGGTCATTGTCTGCAATTTTATCGAGCTGCGTCTGTATCGCACCGATCGCGGGCAGGGTTACTGCCAGCGCTTCTGGTTTGCCGATCTGGTCGATCCCGAGCGGCTCGACGTCTTCCTTTTCCTGCTCGGTCGCGAGACCCTGCTCGGCGCCGATCCCGCCGCACCGAGTCCGGTCGAACGTCTGGCCAGCCACACGCACGTGGCCGAGGAGCGGATCACCAAAGCCTTCTATGTCTTCTATCGGGATCTGCGGCTCGATCTCTTCTATCGGCTTCGCGCCGACAACCCGGCGCCTCTGTCCGAGTCGGCCGAGTCACATGCCGTGCAGCTTCTGGAGCAGGCCCAAAAGCTGCTGGACCGTTGTCTCTTCATCTGCTTTTGCGAGGATATCGGACTGCTGCCGGCCAAGGTGCTGAACAGCGCCTTGACCGTCAAGACCGAAGGTTTTGTCAGCGTCTCGCGCTGGCAGCAGCTCTGCGGTCTCTTCGATGCCATGGATAAGGGCCTGCCGGCGATGCAGATCAACGCCTACAACGGCGGTCTCTTCGACAAGGACGCCGCGCTCGATGCCCTGGTGGTGGCCGATGCCGCGCTCGACGGCATCCGTGCGCTTTCGGACTACGACTTCGAGACCGATCTGAATGTCAACATCCTGGGCCACATCTTCGAGCAGTCGATCACCGACCTGGAATCCATCCGCGCCGAGATTCGCGGCGAGGCCGACGACCGGCAGCGCTCGCGACGCAAGCGCGACGGCATCTTCTACACCCCGGATCTCATCACCCGCTTCATGGTCGCGCGCACCATCGGCGGTTGGCTGGCCGAGCATCATGCGCAGATCGAGGCCCGCCATCGCACCGGCAAGCCCGGACCCCTGTCCAACGAGACCCGTCTGAAGATCTGGGTGGATCATCTCGAGGTCCTGCGGCGCATCAAGGTGCTGGATCCGGCGTGTGGATCGGGTGCCTTCCTGGTCGCCGCCTTCGAGTATCTGATCGGCGAGTACGAGCGGGTCAACCGCACGATCGCCGAGCTGACGGGCGCGCCCGGACAGCTCGGCCTGTTCGATCTCGACCGCCAGATCCTGCAGGACAACCTGTTCGGGGTCGACCTCAACCCCGAGTCGGTCGAGATCACCAAGCTGAGTCTCTGGCTCAAGACCGCCCGACGCGACAAGCCGCTCAACAATCTCGACGCCAACATCCGCTGCGGCAACTCGCTCGTCGAGCCGCCCGACGCCCCGGCTGGCACCCCGGCCGATCAGGCGCTCGTCGATGCCTTCGCCGCGCTTCCGCCCGATCGCCGTGCCTTCGATTGGCGCGCTGCCTTCCCGGCGGTCTTCGCGCAGGGCGGCTTCGATGTCGTCATCGGCAACCCGCCCTATGTGCGCCAGGAGGCTCTGGGTCCGCTTAAACCCTATCTCGCCCGACGCTATGCCAGCTATCACGGCGTCGCCGATCTCTATGTCTATTTCTACGAGCGCGGTCTGGAGCTGCTCGCGCCCCGTGGCACGCTCAGCTACATCGTCACCAACAAATGGCTGCGTGCCGGTTACGGCGAGCCGCTGCGCCGACTCTTCAGCGAGCGCGCTGTGCTGGAGGAGATCCTGGACTTCGGCCATGCACCCATCTTCGAGGACGCCGACACCTTCCCCTGCATCATCGTCGTTCGGCCGCGATCCGCGGCATCAGACAACTGTGCGGATAACGGGGCGCACGACAGCGCGGACGTCGCGCCGCCGACCGCAGCGGACCCGCCCGAGCCGCCGATGGTGAGCGTCTGCCCGGTCCCGCGTGACCGCTCCACCGAGCTGTCGCTGCAGCACTATTTCCACGAGCACGCCTATCCGGTGCCCTGGAGCCGTTACGGTGCCGGCCCTTGGAGCCTGGAGTCACCGGAGGTCGAGACCCTGATGGAACGGCTACGCGAGCGTGGTGTGCCGCTGGCCGATTTTGTCGGTTGCAAGCCGATGTACGGCATCAAGACCGGGTTCAACGAGGCGTTCCTGATCGACGAGGCGACCCGCGCGGATCTGATCGGCGCGGATCCCGCCTGCGCCGAGATCATCAAGCCCGCAACCAAACCCGCGAGCTGCTCAACTGGCTGCGCCACGAATTCGCCGTCGAGAAACCGGGCCAACAGCTCGAAGACTTCGCCCGACTGA
- a CDS encoding type II toxin-antitoxin system RelE family toxin, producing the protein MNTIQWTCKAARQLRKIKDKSARQRIFAEVQLLATFPDCVNVKKLTNHVYPYRLRIGDYRVFFEFDGAVRIVLIEEVKKRNERTY; encoded by the coding sequence ATGAACACAATCCAATGGACCTGCAAGGCAGCCCGACAACTGCGTAAGATCAAGGATAAGTCCGCCCGTCAGCGGATCTTCGCCGAGGTGCAGTTACTCGCGACGTTTCCGGATTGTGTCAACGTCAAAAAGCTCACCAATCACGTCTATCCGTACCGACTTCGCATCGGCGACTATCGTGTTTTTTTTGAGTTCGACGGCGCCGTCCGTATCGTCCTGATCGAGGAGGTCAAGAAACGCAATGAACGCACCTACTGA
- a CDS encoding helix-turn-helix domain-containing protein, with product MNAPTDLQIIKGPDGQPAFVVLPYDEYVRHYARAHELIPNEVVGYIIRDEMTPARAWREYLGLTQADVAARAGMTQAALSQIESGAHKARKATKAKLAAALGITVEQMT from the coding sequence ATGAACGCACCTACTGACTTGCAGATCATCAAAGGGCCTGACGGGCAACCGGCCTTTGTCGTTCTGCCCTATGACGAGTATGTGCGGCACTATGCGCGCGCACATGAGCTGATTCCAAACGAGGTCGTGGGTTACATCATTCGTGATGAGATGACCCCGGCTCGCGCCTGGCGCGAGTACCTTGGCCTTACGCAAGCCGACGTTGCCGCGCGTGCCGGTATGACGCAAGCAGCCCTCTCGCAAATCGAATCCGGCGCTCACAAGGCCCGTAAGGCAACCAAGGCCAAGCTCGCCGCAGCGCTCGGGATCACCGTCGAGCAGATGACATAG
- the gdhA gene encoding NADP-specific glutamate dehydrogenase — protein sequence MVAGLDEKLEPIFQDVLRRNPGETEFHQAVREVLETLGPVLVKYPELADQKIIQRICEPERQIIFRVPWQDDRGQIQINRAFRVEFNSALGPYKGGMRFHPSVYLGIIKFLGFEQIFKNALTGLPIGGGKGGSDFDPKGKSDAEIMRFCQSLMTELYRHIGEHTDVPAGDIGVGGREIGYLFGQYKRITNRYESGVLTGKGLAWGGSRARTEATGYGAIFFLEEMLKVRGDSIEGKTCIVSGSGNVAIYAIEKAQALGARVIACSDSNGVVVDRDGIDLALLKQIKEVERRRLSAYVQEKTGATYLEDGCIWNVPCEVALPCATQNELTAKDAQMLVKNGCIAVAEGANMPTTPEGIHVLMDAGVAFGPGKAANAGGVATSALEMQQNASRDSWSFEHTEQRLKEIMVNIHRNCYETSEEFDSKGNYVVGANIAGFLKVGHAMAALGLV from the coding sequence ATGGTTGCAGGCCTCGACGAGAAGCTGGAGCCGATCTTTCAGGATGTCTTGCGCCGCAATCCGGGCGAGACCGAGTTCCACCAGGCGGTGCGCGAGGTGCTCGAGACCCTCGGCCCGGTGCTGGTCAAGTATCCGGAACTGGCGGATCAGAAGATCATCCAGCGCATCTGCGAGCCGGAGCGTCAGATCATCTTCCGCGTGCCCTGGCAGGACGACCGCGGTCAGATCCAGATCAACCGCGCCTTCCGGGTCGAGTTCAACAGCGCGCTCGGCCCCTACAAGGGCGGCATGCGGTTCCACCCCTCGGTCTATCTGGGGATCATCAAGTTCCTCGGCTTCGAGCAGATCTTCAAGAACGCGCTCACCGGTCTGCCGATCGGCGGTGGCAAGGGCGGCAGCGACTTCGACCCCAAGGGTAAGTCCGACGCCGAGATCATGCGCTTCTGCCAAAGCCTCATGACCGAGCTGTACCGCCACATTGGCGAGCACACCGACGTTCCGGCGGGCGATATCGGTGTCGGCGGGCGCGAGATCGGCTATCTGTTCGGCCAGTACAAGCGCATCACCAACCGCTACGAGTCCGGCGTTTTGACCGGTAAGGGCCTCGCCTGGGGGGGCAGCCGTGCGCGCACCGAGGCGACGGGCTATGGCGCCATCTTCTTCTTGGAGGAGATGCTCAAGGTCCGCGGTGACTCGATCGAGGGCAAGACCTGCATCGTCTCGGGCTCGGGGAACGTCGCCATCTATGCGATCGAGAAGGCGCAAGCGCTTGGCGCAAGGGTCATTGCCTGCTCGGACTCCAACGGCGTCGTGGTCGACCGAGACGGGATCGATCTGGCCCTGCTCAAGCAGATCAAGGAGGTCGAGCGTCGTCGTCTCAGTGCCTACGTGCAGGAGAAGACCGGCGCGACCTATCTCGAGGACGGCTGTATCTGGAACGTCCCCTGCGAGGTGGCGCTGCCCTGTGCAACCCAGAACGAGCTGACCGCGAAGGATGCCCAGATGTTGGTCAAGAACGGCTGTATCGCGGTCGCCGAAGGCGCCAACATGCCGACCACACCCGAGGGAATCCATGTCCTCATGGACGCCGGCGTCGCCTTCGGACCCGGCAAGGCGGCCAACGCCGGCGGCGTGGCCACGAGCGCCTTGGAGATGCAGCAGAACGCCAGCCGCGACTCCTGGAGCTTCGAGCACACCGAGCAGCGGCTTAAAGAGATCATGGTGAACATCCATCGCAACTGCTACGAGACCAGCGAGGAGTTCGACTCGAAGGGCAACTATGTGGTCGGTGCGAACATCGCCGGCTTCCTGAAGGTCGGCCACGCGATGGCGGCGTTGGGGTTGGTTTAA
- a CDS encoding type II toxin-antitoxin system PemK/MazF family toxin — MVRNAEGIRRGDVYWVNLDPTLGTEIKKTRPALVVSPDDMNAALPRVIVAPITSKGQPLGCRPELLFNGRPARILLDQIRCVDKRRLAGKLGEIDVAEWHEILIRMLE; from the coding sequence ATGGTGAGGAACGCCGAAGGCATCAGGCGGGGCGACGTCTATTGGGTCAATCTCGATCCCACCCTCGGGACGGAGATCAAGAAGACGCGGCCGGCCTTGGTCGTCTCGCCGGACGACATGAATGCCGCACTGCCTCGGGTCATCGTCGCCCCCATCACCTCGAAAGGTCAGCCACTTGGATGCCGGCCGGAGCTCCTGTTCAACGGCCGACCCGCGCGCATCCTGCTCGACCAGATTCGATGCGTGGACAAGCGTCGGCTCGCCGGAAAGCTGGGTGAAATCGATGTTGCAGAGTGGCACGAGATCTTGATTCGAATGCTGGAGTGA
- a CDS encoding AbrB/MazE/SpoVT family DNA-binding domain-containing protein, which yields MRTTLRKIGNSRGVLIPAALLAECGIRDEIELRLEGTRIVIEPVSQTRAGWFDGYRPENDPDAWDGLPPDSDSGDWEW from the coding sequence ATGCGAACCACATTGAGAAAGATCGGGAATTCCCGGGGCGTGCTGATCCCTGCGGCACTCTTGGCCGAGTGCGGCATCCGGGACGAGATCGAGCTGCGACTTGAAGGGACTCGGATCGTCATCGAGCCCGTCAGCCAGACTCGCGCGGGCTGGTTCGACGGCTATCGACCCGAAAACGATCCGGACGCCTGGGATGGACTGCCGCCCGACTCCGATAGCGGAGATTGGGAATGGTGA
- a CDS encoding PEP/pyruvate-binding domain-containing protein has product MPDATDPGAAADAERVSTGLAGLDTVLDGLRIGDNVVWRIDDVEDYRGFVDPFVAQAVAGERSIIYLRFGRHAPLVAPGPGIKIVSIDALRGFEAFTCHVHRLITDYGRGAFYVFDCLSDLLSAWATDLMVGNLFQVICPYLYQLDTVAYFGLLSRSHCYTTMARIRETTQVLIDVRRAETGCYVQPVKVWERHSPTMFLPHIHQGEAFRPVVDSSDATRLHADLERRKGETTQRQLDYWDRLFLDAAEVLNHDADGERRRTVLEQLYHVLISRDERIVALARRYLGLQDLIEIRARMIGSGYIGGKAVGMLLARRILLQDDPERWERHLEPHDSFFLGSDVYYSYLVHNGWWPRIMRQRTEAGYFTEAQSLREDMLRGRLPEEVRSELERMLDYFGQYPILVRSSSLLEDGFGNAFAGKYESLFLVNQGSPEQRLAQLEEAICRVFASTMSEDALTYRRQRGLADLEEPMALLLQRVCGRYHGRYYFPDAAGVGVSRNTFVWEESMDPTAGMVRLVMGLGTRAVDRIEGDHACVVALDQPHKRPFRDRDDAVRFSQHDIDVLDISDNRLRSLAVRHLTSDPELPLRWCAELDREATQRARERTGGDPVWRITFTPLLRETAFVDLMQHLLQTLEAAYAYPIDVEFTLHLADDGTPSFSLVQCRPLQTLGLNQRVELPVAVPSRRLFFAADGHFMGGNIDQPIARIIHVDGPRYSALTTVQKFAVARLVGQLNRRIADRDDCPTLLIGPGRWGTSSPELGVPIRFSDISLVAVIAEVAELGDGMVPDLSFGSHFFQDLVESQIAYVALFPHLGEASYNPAWLSALPASTRLPLDLEDPPDDAVAAALTWLDARDTGLRVVADVLCQRLVCYQAAG; this is encoded by the coding sequence CTGCCGGACGCGACGGATCCCGGCGCGGCAGCCGACGCCGAGCGCGTCTCGACCGGACTTGCCGGACTGGACACCGTCCTCGACGGCCTGCGCATCGGCGACAATGTCGTCTGGCGTATCGACGACGTCGAGGACTACCGCGGCTTCGTCGACCCCTTCGTCGCCCAAGCCGTCGCGGGCGAGCGCTCCATCATCTATCTGCGCTTCGGCCGACATGCGCCGCTGGTCGCGCCGGGGCCGGGCATCAAGATCGTCTCGATCGACGCCTTGCGCGGCTTCGAGGCATTCACCTGCCACGTCCACCGCTTGATCACGGACTACGGCCGCGGCGCCTTCTACGTCTTCGACTGTCTCTCCGATCTGCTCTCGGCCTGGGCCACCGACCTGATGGTCGGCAATCTCTTCCAGGTCATCTGTCCCTACCTCTATCAACTGGATACGGTCGCCTATTTCGGCCTACTCTCGCGCAGCCACTGCTACACCACGATGGCGCGCATCCGCGAGACGACGCAGGTCCTGATCGATGTCAGACGCGCCGAGACCGGCTGCTACGTGCAACCCGTCAAGGTCTGGGAGCGCCACTCGCCGACCATGTTCCTGCCGCATATCCACCAAGGCGAGGCGTTTCGCCCGGTGGTCGACAGCAGCGACGCGACCCGGCTCCATGCGGACCTCGAACGCCGCAAAGGCGAGACCACCCAGCGCCAGCTCGACTACTGGGATCGGCTCTTTCTCGATGCCGCCGAGGTCCTAAATCACGACGCCGACGGCGAGCGACGCCGCACGGTTCTGGAGCAGCTCTATCACGTCCTGATCAGCCGGGACGAGCGCATCGTCGCGCTCGCGCGCCGCTATCTCGGCCTCCAGGATCTCATCGAGATCCGGGCACGCATGATCGGCAGCGGCTACATCGGCGGCAAGGCGGTCGGGATGCTGCTCGCACGCCGCATCCTGTTGCAGGACGACCCCGAGCGCTGGGAACGTCATCTGGAGCCGCACGACTCCTTCTTTCTCGGGTCCGATGTCTACTATTCGTACCTGGTGCACAACGGCTGGTGGCCCAGAATCATGCGCCAGCGCACCGAGGCGGGCTATTTCACCGAGGCCCAGTCGCTGCGCGAGGACATGCTGCGCGGCCGGCTTCCGGAAGAGGTCCGCTCGGAGCTCGAACGGATGCTCGACTATTTCGGGCAGTATCCGATCCTGGTGCGCTCGAGCAGCCTGCTCGAAGACGGCTTCGGCAACGCCTTTGCCGGCAAATACGAGAGCCTCTTCCTCGTCAACCAAGGCTCGCCCGAGCAACGGCTCGCCCAGCTCGAAGAGGCGATCTGCCGCGTCTTCGCCAGCACCATGAGCGAGGACGCCCTCACCTACCGGCGCCAACGCGGGTTGGCCGACCTCGAAGAGCCGATGGCGCTTCTCCTGCAACGTGTCTGCGGGCGCTATCACGGGCGCTACTACTTCCCGGACGCCGCCGGCGTAGGCGTGTCGCGTAACACCTTCGTCTGGGAGGAGTCGATGGACCCGACTGCCGGCATGGTCCGCCTGGTGATGGGTCTCGGCACACGCGCGGTCGACCGCATCGAGGGCGATCACGCCTGCGTAGTGGCCTTGGATCAGCCCCACAAACGTCCCTTCCGCGATCGCGACGATGCCGTGCGCTTCTCCCAGCACGACATCGACGTCCTCGATATCTCGGACAACCGGTTACGCTCGCTCGCCGTGAGACACCTCACAAGCGACCCGGAGCTGCCGCTGCGCTGGTGCGCCGAGCTCGACCGCGAAGCAACGCAACGCGCACGCGAGCGCACCGGCGGCGACCCCGTCTGGCGCATCACCTTCACGCCACTCCTGCGCGAGACCGCATTCGTCGACCTGATGCAGCATCTGCTCCAGACCCTTGAAGCCGCCTACGCCTACCCGATCGACGTCGAATTCACCCTGCATCTCGCCGACGACGGCACCCCGTCCTTCAGTCTCGTCCAGTGCCGACCGCTGCAGACCCTCGGTCTCAACCAACGTGTCGAGCTCCCGGTCGCGGTGCCGAGCCGACGCCTCTTCTTCGCAGCCGACGGCCATTTCATGGGCGGCAACATCGACCAGCCGATCGCCCGCATCATCCACGTCGACGGCCCGCGCTACAGCGCCCTGACCACGGTACAGAAATTCGCCGTCGCCCGCTTGGTCGGACAGCTCAATCGCCGCATCGCCGATCGCGACGACTGCCCTACCCTGCTGATCGGACCCGGCCGTTGGGGCACCAGCTCACCCGAGCTCGGCGTGCCCATCCGCTTCTCCGACATCAGCCTGGTCGCCGTCATCGCCGAGGTCGCCGAGCTCGGCGACGGCATGGTGCCGGACCTCTCCTTCGGCTCGCACTTCTTCCAGGATCTCGTCGAATCCCAGATCGCCTACGTCGCCCTCTTCCCGCATCTCGGCGAGGCCAGCTACAACCCCGCCTGGCTGAGCGCCCTGCCGGCATCCACTCGACTCCCGCTCGATCTGGAAGACCCCCCGGACGACGCCGTCGCGGCAGCCCTCACCTGGCTCGATGCGCGCGACACCGGTCTGCGCGTGGTCGCGGATGTCTTGTGCCAGCGATTGGTGTGTTATCAGGCGGCGGGCTGA
- a CDS encoding thiol:disulfide interchange protein DsbA/DsbL yields MAFTRRRFTQTMIGALGAAMLPLHTVAANLVEGRDWRAVSPPQPGSAPDKIEVLEFFSYGCPHCMDLNPVIKPWAAKLPEDVTFRQVPVTFGRAAWTNLARLFYALEYSGDLDRLNQEVFVALHHDRTKLFTEKDVLAWVASKGVDVATFEPLFNSFAVETQIKRSDTLVERYRVDAVPMITVGGRYIVVGQQAKGFPEMLAIADDLIVMAREQTAAG; encoded by the coding sequence ATGGCCTTCACCCGCCGTCGCTTCACCCAAACCATGATCGGCGCCCTCGGTGCCGCAATGCTCCCGCTGCATACCGTCGCCGCCAACCTGGTCGAGGGCCGCGACTGGCGCGCCGTCTCGCCGCCGCAGCCGGGATCCGCGCCCGACAAGATCGAGGTCCTGGAGTTCTTCTCCTACGGCTGCCCGCATTGCATGGATCTGAACCCGGTCATCAAGCCCTGGGCCGCCAAGCTGCCGGAGGACGTCACCTTCCGCCAGGTTCCGGTCACCTTCGGTCGGGCCGCCTGGACCAACCTCGCGCGACTTTTCTACGCGCTGGAATACAGCGGCGACCTGGATCGACTCAACCAAGAGGTCTTCGTGGCGCTGCATCACGACCGGACCAAGCTCTTCACCGAGAAAGACGTGCTCGCCTGGGTCGCAAGCAAGGGCGTGGACGTCGCGACCTTCGAGCCCTTGTTCAATTCGTTCGCGGTCGAGACCCAGATCAAACGCAGCGACACCCTCGTGGAGCGCTATCGCGTCGATGCCGTGCCCATGATCACCGTCGGCGGTCGGTACATCGTGGTCGGTCAGCAGGCCAAAGGCTTCCCCGAAATGCTTGCCATCGCCGATGACCTGATCGTCATGGCGCGCGAGCAGACGGCCGCGGGTTGA
- a CDS encoding alpha/beta hydrolase, whose product MGFEQDIHSGAVYALRPRRGGPSPAGILSFATTTLPKVISGPPWTNALSALIIVLMLTSCASPNIVESPDTSKGSPGLGVDAARMDDGYRLPLRVWSGAEPPRMVVLGLHGFNDYANAFAPLGRELAAAGITTYAVDQRGFGAAALPGRWHGSDRLAADLRNLVDLLRARHPDARLYVAGESMGGAVVLTATAQGPLPVDGLILIAPAVWSRDTMPWYQRLALDGAVRTLPWLKLTGEGIRISPSDHIEMLQAMGKDPLVIKATRIDALWGITDLMDRAQAAARHLQTPALLLYGEQDEIIPKNAFCRFLAKLPGTDPGLTFVLYEQGWHMLPRDRQGARVRADIAAWLADQEAPLPSGEATSPRGPRASAFCGKNP is encoded by the coding sequence ATGGGCTTCGAGCAGGATATTCACAGCGGCGCAGTATACGCGCTTCGTCCCAGGCGCGGCGGGCCGAGCCCGGCCGGGATCCTATCCTTCGCCACGACGACACTGCCGAAAGTCATCTCGGGCCCGCCCTGGACCAATGCGCTCTCCGCCCTGATCATTGTTCTCATGCTCACGTCCTGCGCCTCCCCGAACATCGTCGAATCCCCCGACACGAGTAAAGGGTCGCCCGGCCTCGGTGTCGACGCTGCGCGGATGGACGACGGTTATCGTCTGCCCCTGCGCGTCTGGAGCGGCGCCGAGCCTCCGCGAATGGTTGTGCTCGGACTGCACGGCTTCAACGACTACGCGAACGCCTTCGCCCCCCTGGGCCGCGAGCTTGCCGCCGCGGGGATCACCACCTACGCGGTCGACCAGCGCGGTTTCGGCGCCGCCGCCTTGCCCGGTCGCTGGCACGGCAGCGACCGGCTTGCCGCGGATCTGCGCAACCTGGTCGATCTGCTGCGTGCGCGCCATCCCGATGCCCGTCTCTATGTCGCGGGCGAGAGCATGGGCGGTGCCGTCGTCCTGACCGCAACGGCGCAGGGGCCGCTGCCGGTCGACGGATTGATCCTGATCGCCCCCGCCGTCTGGTCGCGCGACACCATGCCCTGGTATCAACGCCTCGCCCTGGACGGGGCCGTGCGCACCCTGCCCTGGCTGAAGCTGACCGGCGAGGGGATCCGCATCAGTCCGTCCGATCATATCGAGATGCTGCAGGCCATGGGCAAGGACCCGCTCGTCATCAAGGCAACCCGCATCGATGCCCTGTGGGGCATCACCGACCTGATGGACCGGGCACAAGCCGCAGCGCGCCATCTGCAGACCCCTGCCCTGCTGCTCTACGGCGAACAGGACGAGATCATCCCCAAGAATGCATTCTGCCGATTTCTGGCGAAACTACCCGGCACGGATCCGGGTCTGACATTCGTTCTCTATGAGCAGGGTTGGCACATGCTGCCGCGCGACCGCCAAGGAGCGCGCGTACGCGCCGACATCGCCGCCTGGCTCGCGGATCAGGAGGCACCCCTGCCGTCGGGCGAAGCAACCTCACCGCGCGGCCCAAGGGCGAGCGCGTTTTGCGGCAAGAACCCATAG